The region CGCCATGCTTTGGGGTGGACCTGGAGATCCGGAATGCGGTGGCCCACGGCGATCAGCATGGGGATCCAGTAGTTGTCCGGAATGTTGAACTCCTTGCGCACTGCCTCACGGTCGAACCCGTCCATGGGGTGGGTGTCCAGGCCGTGGGCGCAGGCCGCGAACATCAGGGACATGGCGAACAGGCCTGCGTTTTTGGCGGCAAAGGCCAGGGAAGCGTCCGGCGTGTCGCCGTACAGGAACTTGGTGGAGTTGACCAGATAGTCGCGCTGTTCGGGCTTCATGTTGTTTTTGAAGTGGCCCTCGAAGTTGGGCGTTCCTTCCTTCCAGCCGTCCATGTCGCCCAGGAGGATGAGCACCACCGGGGCCTCTGTGATCTTGGGCTGGTCAAAGGCGACTGCGCGAAGGGCGGCCTTGCGCTCCGGGTCGCGAAGGACCTTCACTTTCCACGGCTGCAGATTGAAGCTGGACGGGGCCATGGCCGCCTCGTTCAGAACGGTACGCAGCAGGTCCTCAGGGACGTCCTGCGTGGGGTCGAAAAAGTTGATAGCCCGGCGTCGTTCCAATATCTCGGCGAAATCCATATCAATATCCTCCAAGTTA is a window of uncultured Pseudodesulfovibrio sp. DNA encoding:
- a CDS encoding nitroreductase family protein, translating into MDFAEILERRRAINFFDPTQDVPEDLLRTVLNEAAMAPSSFNLQPWKVKVLRDPERKAALRAVAFDQPKITEAPVVLILLGDMDGWKEGTPNFEGHFKNNMKPEQRDYLVNSTKFLYGDTPDASLAFAAKNAGLFAMSLMFAACAHGLDTHPMDGFDREAVRKEFNIPDNYWIPMLIAVGHRIPDLQVHPKAWRQPLDDMILE